Proteins encoded in a region of the Methylosinus trichosporium OB3b genome:
- the nadC gene encoding carboxylating nicotinate-nucleotide diphosphorylase, which produces MTGWTLPPALVEDAVRAALAEDFGRAGDITTQATIPQAARACAVIAAREAGVVAGLDIASRAFRLVDSSVAFEAMTQDGERIAKGEVLARIEGPARAILSTERVALNFLGRLCGIASLTARYAERIAQTKAKVCDTRKTTPLLRAFEKYAVRCGGGANHRFGLDDAVLIKDNHIAVAGGVAPALRAAKAFAGHMVKIEIEVDTLDQLREVLAEGADIVLLDNMPPPLLREAVALIGGRMIAEASGGVTLETIAAIAETGVDLVSVGALTHSARTLDLGLDIA; this is translated from the coding sequence ATGACGGGCTGGACGCTCCCTCCCGCGCTCGTCGAGGACGCGGTGCGCGCCGCGCTGGCCGAGGACTTCGGCCGCGCCGGCGACATCACCACGCAGGCGACGATACCGCAGGCGGCGCGCGCCTGCGCCGTCATCGCCGCGCGCGAGGCGGGCGTCGTCGCCGGTCTCGACATAGCGTCCCGCGCCTTTCGTCTCGTAGACTCGTCGGTCGCTTTCGAGGCGATGACGCAGGACGGTGAGCGCATCGCGAAAGGCGAGGTTCTGGCCCGCATCGAAGGCCCGGCGCGCGCCATTCTCTCGACGGAGCGAGTAGCGCTCAATTTCCTCGGCCGCCTCTGCGGAATCGCCTCGCTGACGGCGCGCTACGCCGAGCGGATCGCGCAGACGAAGGCCAAGGTGTGCGACACGCGCAAGACCACGCCGCTGCTGCGCGCCTTCGAGAAATATGCGGTGCGCTGCGGCGGCGGCGCCAATCACCGCTTCGGCCTCGATGACGCGGTGCTGATCAAGGACAATCACATCGCCGTCGCCGGCGGCGTCGCGCCCGCCCTGCGCGCGGCGAAGGCTTTCGCCGGACATATGGTGAAGATCGAGATCGAGGTCGACACGCTCGACCAATTGCGCGAGGTCCTCGCCGAGGGCGCCGACATCGTGCTGCTCGACAATATGCCGCCGCCCTTGCTCCGCGAGGCGGTGGCGCTGATCGGCGGCCGCATGATCGCGGAAGCCTCGGGCGGCGTGACGCTGGAGACGATCGCCGCCATCGCCGAGACCGGCGTCGACCTCGTCTCGGTCGGCGCGCTCACTCATTCGGCGCGAACGCTCGACCTCGGCCTCGATATCGCGTGA
- a CDS encoding L-aspartate oxidase, producing MTQSAKSTERPAILIVGGGLAGLFCALKLAPRRVAVLTPGAVDEGAASFWAQGGVAAAVLDTDSPERHAEDTVKAGAGIVDAEVALGMAREARARIDDLFSFGVPFDREGSNFTPSREAAHSERRIVRVKGDTAGRAIMETLVRAARASSSIELVEGFSAQELLMRDGRVIGLRALHRGGATRDFLAPAVVLATGGIGHLYRVTTNPNEACGIGLAIAARAGALIADPEFVQFHPTAIDIGADPAPLATESLRGEGATIVDRAGRRFMADIDPAAELAPRDIVARGVFASIAAGRGAFLDARVAVGAEFPTRFPTVYASCRTGGVDPVRQPIPIAPAAHYHMGGVATDARGRTSLAGLWAAGEVASTGVHGANRLASNSLLEALVFSARIADDLRDMSEEAPSVQNLDSARAQDALDAALVEELRDVMARDVGVIRDRAGLARAACAILSIEAATTNAQLRNMATTALFVASAALARRESRGGHFRSDFPQADAALAQRSYMTLAQARALAEEAL from the coding sequence ATGACACAAAGCGCCAAATCGACAGAGCGGCCTGCAATCCTCATCGTCGGCGGCGGCCTCGCCGGCCTTTTCTGCGCCTTGAAGCTCGCGCCGCGTCGCGTCGCCGTGCTGACTCCCGGAGCGGTCGACGAAGGCGCCGCCTCCTTCTGGGCGCAAGGCGGCGTGGCGGCGGCGGTGCTCGACACCGATTCGCCCGAGCGTCACGCCGAGGATACGGTGAAGGCCGGCGCCGGAATCGTCGACGCCGAGGTCGCGCTGGGCATGGCCCGTGAGGCGCGCGCGCGCATCGACGATCTCTTTTCCTTCGGCGTGCCTTTCGATCGCGAGGGGAGCAATTTCACGCCCTCGCGCGAGGCCGCGCATTCCGAGCGGCGCATCGTGCGCGTCAAGGGCGACACGGCGGGCCGCGCCATCATGGAGACGCTGGTCCGCGCCGCCCGCGCCTCTTCGTCGATCGAGCTGGTCGAAGGTTTCTCGGCGCAGGAATTGCTGATGCGAGACGGCCGCGTCATCGGCTTGCGCGCGCTGCATCGGGGCGGCGCGACGCGCGACTTCCTCGCGCCCGCCGTCGTGCTGGCGACCGGCGGAATCGGCCATCTCTATCGCGTCACCACCAATCCGAACGAAGCATGCGGCATCGGCCTCGCCATCGCCGCCCGCGCCGGCGCGCTGATCGCCGACCCCGAATTCGTGCAGTTTCACCCGACGGCGATCGACATCGGCGCCGATCCGGCGCCGCTCGCGACCGAATCTCTGCGCGGCGAGGGCGCGACCATCGTCGACAGGGCGGGCCGCCGCTTCATGGCCGATATCGATCCGGCCGCCGAGCTCGCGCCGCGCGACATTGTCGCGCGCGGCGTCTTCGCCTCGATCGCCGCCGGACGCGGCGCCTTTCTCGACGCGCGGGTCGCCGTCGGCGCGGAGTTTCCGACGCGTTTTCCGACCGTTTATGCGAGCTGCAGGACGGGTGGCGTCGACCCGGTGCGGCAGCCGATACCGATCGCGCCGGCGGCGCATTATCATATGGGCGGCGTCGCCACCGATGCGCGGGGACGGACCTCGCTCGCGGGGCTGTGGGCGGCGGGAGAGGTCGCCTCCACCGGCGTGCATGGCGCCAATCGGCTCGCCTCCAATTCTCTGCTCGAGGCGCTGGTGTTCTCCGCCCGCATCGCCGACGATCTTCGCGATATGAGCGAAGAGGCGCCGTCTGTTCAAAATCTCGACTCCGCGCGAGCGCAGGACGCGCTCGACGCTGCGCTCGTCGAGGAACTGCGCGATGTGATGGCGCGCGATGTCGGCGTCATTCGCGATCGCGCCGGGCTCGCGCGCGCGGCGTGCGCGATTCTGAGCATAGAGGCGGCGACGACCAATGCGCAATTGCGCAATATGGCGACGACCGCTCTCTTCGTCGCCAGCGCGGCGCTGGCGCGGCGCGAGAGCCGCGGCGGGCATTTCCGCTCCGATTTCCCGCAAGCCGACGCCGCGCTGGCGCAGCGTTCCTATATGACGCTGGCGCAGGCGCGCGCCCTCGCCGAGGAGGCGCTGTGA